One Saccharomyces kudriavzevii IFO 1802 strain IFO1802 genome assembly, chromosome: 4 genomic region harbors:
- the COX20 gene encoding Cox20p (similar to Saccharomyces cerevisiae COX20 (YDR231C); ancestral locus Anc_8.451), translating to MRWWPWSNQTEKQTQQERPDGEPVLTNYSRGQKILLEDTPPKFADDLSNSQLAKKQERATLKEAWDSIRWGDFSMQKLTSIPCFRDAGMLGFSSMFLMGSVIFIYHKSPTKAANWAMSSLVLGSIVGWEQCRLKRQKSFQIAQLAKETVAKKEKPMLRNVPHDPALPGQWEAAKNEKQIQFQQSNQNLSQTAPEKKWYKFW from the coding sequence ATGCGTTGGTGGCCGTGGTCAAACCAGACAGAAAAGCAAACACAGCAGGAGAGGCCAGATGGTGAGCCCGTGCTGACGAACTACTCGCGAGGCCAAAAGATCCTGTTGGAGGACACTCCGCCCAAATTTGCCGATGATCTGTCCAATTCCCAGTTGGCCAAGAAGCAAGAACGGGCCACATTGAAAGAGGCTTGGGACTCAATCAGGTGGGGCGACTTCTCTATGCAGAAGCTGACCTCGATCCCGTGTTTCAGAGACGCGGGCATGCTTGGATTCTCCAGCATGTTCTTGATGGGTTCTgttatatttatatatcaTAAGAGCCCGACAAAGGCCGCGAACTGGGCGATGAGCTCTCTGGTACTGGGATCGATCGTCGGGTGGGAGCAATGCAGgttgaaaagacaaaaaagtTTCCAAATCGCTCAGTTGGCGAAGGAAACAGTGgcgaaaaaggaaaaaccaATGCTACGTAATGTTCCCCATGACCCAGCTTTGCCTGGACAATGGGAAGCCGCCAAAAACGAGAAGCAGATCCAGTTCCAGCAGAGTAACCAGAACTTGTCGCAGACCGCCcctgaaaagaaatggtaCAAGTtctggtga